Sequence from the Candidatus Binatia bacterium genome:
GTGGCGTGGCAGCTGGCGGAGGCCATGAAGAAGAAGATATCCAAGGCGCGGATGGCGGCGCTGCTCAAGACCAGCCGGACACAGGTTGACCGCCTGCTTGACCCGAAAAGCGACATCACGCTCTCAAGCCTGCAACGGGCGGCGGCTATGGTTGGGCGCCGGCTAACGGTCGAGTTGGTGTAGAGATCGGTAGCGGTGTTCAGCACGATCAG
This genomic interval carries:
- a CDS encoding Fis family transcriptional regulator, whose product is MSKRQMGSSLDDFLKEEGIFEEAQAQAVKEVVAWQLAEAMKKKISKARMAALLKTSRTQVDRLLDPKSDITLSSLQRAAAMVGRRLTVELV